GTCGGACGGCCTGCGGATCGCACGCGCGTCGTTCGACATCCTCGGGACGATGCCGCTCGCCGAGGTCGACCTCGACGTGCGGGTGCTGCGGCCCGGCCGGACGATCGAGCTGGTCGAGGCGACGCTCGCCCACGGTGGTCGCCCGGCCGTGGTGCTGCGCGCCTGGCTGCTGGAACCGCGTGCGACCGCCGGGATCGCCGGCACGGACCTCGCCCCGTTGCCGCCCCCGGCGGCGATGACGCCGTGGGACCCGACCACCGTGTGGCCGGGCGGTTTCATCGCGTCAGTGGAGGTACGGCGCGTGCTCACCGCCCCCGGGCGCGGGGCCTTCTGGGTGCGGACGCCCGTGGCGCTCGTCGAGGGCGAGGACGTCTCGCCGGTCGCGCGCGCGGCGGGCCTGTGGGACATCAGCAACGGCATGGTCGCGCGGGCCGACCCGGGGGCCGTGGTGTTCCCCAACGTGGACCTCACGGCGCACGTGACCCGCGAGCCGGTGCTCGAGGACGGGTGGGTCGGGTTCGACACGACACAGACGTACGGCGCGGACGGCCTCGGCCTGACCAGCAGCGTGCTGCACGACGCGGCGGGACCGCTCGGCACGAGCGCGCAGGTG
This Nocardioides alkalitolerans DNA region includes the following protein-coding sequences:
- a CDS encoding thioesterase family protein, with the protein product MTTAYFQRTGERTYRATEHTGGAWDRATQHVAPALGLLVHAVEQDRDARRSDGLRIARASFDILGTMPLAEVDLDVRVLRPGRTIELVEATLAHGGRPAVVLRAWLLEPRATAGIAGTDLAPLPPPAAMTPWDPTTVWPGGFIASVEVRRVLTAPGRGAFWVRTPVALVEGEDVSPVARAAGLWDISNGMVARADPGAVVFPNVDLTAHVTREPVLEDGWVGFDTTQTYGADGLGLTSSVLHDAAGPLGTSAQVLTVRPSVG